A genomic region of Papaver somniferum cultivar HN1 chromosome 7, ASM357369v1, whole genome shotgun sequence contains the following coding sequences:
- the LOC113294968 gene encoding inorganic pyrophosphatase 1-like → MAGIVILFDFDKTIIDHDSDNYVIDELGFTQLFDELLPTMPWNTLMDKMMLELHSNGKTIEDIANVLRRAPLDANIISAIKSAHALGCELKILSDANLFFIETILEHHGLSGYFSEINTNPGFVDDQGRLRIFPYHDFTTAPHGCTTACHGCPICPPNMCKGIIFDRIKAEAYADGKKRIIYLGDGKGDYCPSLKLEPSDRLMPRKDYPLWELISSDPSLIKAEIHEWTDGKEQEQILLQLINTINFEDTNINAAGVTLLAGDCKFQTIPVSNHESFPKVLAVPIKS, encoded by the exons ATGGCAGGAATTGTGATTTTATTCGACTTCGACAAGACGATTATCGATCACGATAGTGATAATTATGTCATTGATGAATTGGGTTTCACTCAATTGTTTGATGAACTCTTGCCTACCATGCCCTGGAATACTCTCATG gATAAGATGATGTTAGAGCTTCACTCTAATGGGAAGACAATTGAAGACATTGCCAATGTTTTGAGACGCGCTCCATTGGATGCTAATATCATTTCAGCCATTAAATCAGCTCATGCTCTTGG GTGTGAATTGAAAATTTTGAGTGACGCAAATCTGTTCTTCATTGAAACAATACTAGAACATCATGGGTTGTCAGGTTACTTCTCAGAAATCAACACGAACCCGGGTTTCGTCGATGACCAAGGAAGATTAAGAATCTTCCCATACCATGATTTCACCACTGCTCCTCATGGTTGCACTACTGCTTGTCATGGTTGTCCCATCTGCCCTCCCAACATGTGCAAG GGTATAATATTTGACCGGATCAAAGCAGAAGCTTACGCAGATGGCAAGAAGAGAATTATCTATCTTGGAGATGGAAAGGGTGATTACTGCCCAAGTTTGAAGCTCGAGCCATCCGACCGTCTTATGCCAAGAAAAGACTACCCACTCTGGGAACTAATTTCCAGTGACCCATCACTAATCAAGGCAGAAATTCACGAATGGACCGATGGTAAAGAACAAGAACAAATTTTACTTCAACTCATTAACACAATAAACTTTGAAGATACTAACATTAACGCAGCCGGGGTAACACTGTTGGCGGGCGATTGCAAGTTTCAGACGATTCCGGTTTCAAATCACGAGTCGTTTCCCAAAGTTCTTGCAGTGCCCATTAAAAGTTAG